From Candidatus Methylomirabilota bacterium, one genomic window encodes:
- a CDS encoding glycerophosphodiester phosphodiesterase family protein encodes MSWSSSGRPDREARRGRRGRAALGGLALALLAGLLVTGPSAGGARPLVAAHRGGALLWPENSLTAFRGALGLGVDLLELDVHLTRDGEVVVLHDPTLDRTTTGRGPVRDLTWADFGPVTLKGGVREGVPRLRDVLALVMPTPAGLLVEIKVGVDGARYPGIEEKVLGLLDEAALRDRTTVMAFEWQSLERLRALAPRIRLTGLLSRREADRLGGLGAATARLVAIGANEVGIERALLSAEAVETARAAGLGLGVWTVNESDELRQALALGVDYVTTDRPDLALKLRAGE; translated from the coding sequence ATGAGCTGGTCGAGTTCGGGTCGACCCGATCGTGAGGCGCGCCGGGGCCGCCGCGGGCGCGCCGCCCTCGGCGGGCTCGCCCTGGCGCTGCTGGCGGGGCTCCTGGTGACCGGGCCGTCGGCGGGAGGCGCGCGCCCGCTGGTGGCGGCCCACCGCGGCGGCGCGCTCCTCTGGCCGGAGAACAGTCTGACGGCCTTCCGGGGCGCCCTGGGCCTGGGGGTCGACCTCCTGGAGCTGGACGTCCACCTGACCCGCGACGGCGAGGTGGTCGTCCTCCACGACCCGACGCTCGACCGGACCACCACCGGACGGGGTCCCGTGCGCGACCTCACCTGGGCCGACTTCGGCCCGGTCACCCTCAAGGGTGGGGTGAGGGAGGGCGTGCCGCGGCTGCGCGACGTGCTGGCGCTGGTCATGCCGACCCCCGCCGGCCTCCTGGTCGAGATCAAGGTCGGGGTCGACGGTGCCCGGTATCCGGGGATCGAGGAGAAGGTGCTCGGTCTGCTCGACGAGGCCGCTCTCCGCGATCGGACGACGGTGATGGCCTTCGAGTGGCAGAGCCTCGAGCGGCTCCGGGCGCTGGCCCCGCGGATCCGCCTGACCGGCCTGCTGAGCCGGCGCGAGGCGGACCGGCTCGGCGGCCTGGGCGCGGCCACCGCGCGTCTCGTCGCGATCGGGGCCAACGAGGTCGGGATCGAGCGCGCGCTGCTGTCGGCGGAGGCGGTCGAGACCGCTCGGGCCGCCGGGCTCGGCCTCGGCGTCTGGACGGTCAACGAATCCGACGAGCTCCGCCAGGCCCTCGCGCTGGGCGTGGACTACGTGACGACGGATCGCCCCGACCTCGCGCTCAAGCTGCGCGCGGGGGAGTAG
- the ugpE gene encoding sn-glycerol-3-phosphate ABC transporter permease UgpE, whose protein sequence is MLVHAGLIAVIALIAFPLYYAFVISTQSLGEVTSVPPRLTPSWHVGENYAAAWVKGKLGRLLVNSLVMAVGIAVGKIAISILSAFAIVYFNFRGKQVVFWMIFVTLMLPVPVRIMSTYEVISTLGWIDSYWGLTVPLMASATATFLFRQFYQTVPDSLAEAAQLDGAGPLRFLWSFLLPLSGTNIAALFVILFIYGWNEYLWPLMVTNSEEMRTVVIGIEKLVPRGGGEIPEWNVIMAAAMMALLPPVAVILFMQRWFVKGLIESEK, encoded by the coding sequence CTGCTGGTCCACGCGGGCCTGATCGCGGTCATCGCCCTCATCGCCTTCCCGCTCTACTACGCCTTCGTCATCAGCACCCAGAGCCTGGGGGAGGTCACCTCGGTGCCCCCGCGGCTCACGCCCTCCTGGCACGTCGGGGAGAACTACGCCGCGGCCTGGGTCAAGGGGAAGCTCGGCCGCTTGCTCGTCAACAGCCTCGTGATGGCCGTCGGCATCGCGGTCGGGAAGATCGCGATCTCGATCCTGTCGGCCTTCGCCATCGTGTACTTCAACTTCCGCGGGAAGCAGGTCGTGTTCTGGATGATCTTCGTCACGCTCATGCTGCCGGTCCCGGTCCGGATCATGTCGACCTACGAGGTGATCTCGACGCTCGGCTGGATCGACTCGTACTGGGGCCTGACCGTGCCGCTGATGGCGTCCGCCACCGCGACGTTCCTCTTCCGGCAGTTCTATCAGACCGTCCCCGACTCGCTGGCCGAAGCGGCCCAGCTGGACGGGGCCGGGCCGCTGCGCTTCCTGTGGTCCTTCCTCCTGCCGCTGTCCGGGACGAACATCGCCGCCCTCTTCGTGATCCTGTTCATCTACGGCTGGAACGAGTATCTCTGGCCCCTCATGGTGACCAACTCGGAGGAGATGCGCACGGTCGTCATCGGGATCGAGAAGCTGGTCCCGCGGGGCGGCGGCGAGATCCCCGAGTGGAACGTGATCATGGCGGCCGCCATGATGGCGCTCTTGCCGCCGGTGGCGGTGATCCTCTTCATGCAGCGGTGGTTCGTCAAGGGCCTCATCGAGAGCGAGAAGTGA
- a CDS encoding sugar ABC transporter permease, which produces MKRTVFRNRWLPYLLVLPQVVVTLVFFFWPAFGSLRLALYRTSPFGDRLIFAGLDNYTRLLGSGEYLQSAVNSFVFAFGVTFGGLTASLGLAVLANQKIRGLAIYRTALLWPYGIAPAVAGIIWLFIFHPAYGVLPYVLAAVGSFQFNWLLEGWVAMLMLITAAVWKQLGYNIAFFLAGLQSIPTSVLEAAQVDGADPVRRFWRVVFPLLSPITFFLFVLNMVFSFFETFGLVHAVTQGGPGHATEILVYKAYNDGFVNQQLGTSAAQSVILMVVVIGLTMLQFRYAEKRVTY; this is translated from the coding sequence GTGAAGCGGACGGTCTTCCGGAACCGGTGGTTGCCCTACCTGCTGGTGCTGCCGCAGGTGGTGGTGACGCTCGTCTTCTTCTTCTGGCCCGCGTTCGGCTCGCTCCGGCTCGCCCTCTACCGCACCTCCCCGTTCGGCGACCGGCTGATCTTCGCCGGCCTGGACAATTACACCCGGCTGCTCGGCTCCGGCGAGTACCTCCAGAGCGCCGTCAACAGCTTCGTCTTCGCCTTCGGGGTCACCTTCGGGGGGCTGACCGCCTCGCTCGGCCTGGCGGTGCTGGCCAACCAGAAGATCCGGGGGCTCGCCATCTACCGGACCGCGCTCCTCTGGCCGTACGGGATCGCCCCGGCGGTGGCCGGGATCATCTGGCTCTTCATCTTTCATCCCGCCTACGGCGTCCTGCCGTACGTCCTGGCCGCCGTCGGTTCGTTCCAGTTCAACTGGCTGCTGGAGGGTTGGGTGGCCATGCTGATGCTCATCACGGCCGCCGTCTGGAAGCAGCTCGGCTACAACATCGCCTTCTTCCTGGCCGGCCTCCAGTCGATCCCGACCTCGGTCCTGGAAGCCGCCCAGGTGGACGGGGCCGACCCCGTCCGGCGCTTCTGGCGGGTGGTCTTCCCGCTCCTGTCGCCGATCACGTTCTTCCTGTTCGTCCTCAACATGGTCTTCTCGTTCTTCGAGACGTTCGGCCTCGTCCACGCCGTGACCCAGGGCGGGCCCGGCCACGCCACCGAGATCCTCGTCTACAAGGCGTACAACGACGGGTTCGTCAACCAGCAGCTCGGCACCTCGGCGGCGCAATCGGTCATCCTGATGGTCGTCGTCATCGGCCTCACGATGCTCCAGTTCCGGTACGCCGAGAAGCGGGTCACCTATTGA